A window of Paenibacillus sp. 19GGS1-52 contains these coding sequences:
- a CDS encoding choline/ethanolamine kinase family protein, whose amino-acid sequence MNELIHKLIKDHLKWEIADISIEYQSDGLTNQNYVVSKGDIKYAIRISGTNASNLGINRYAELASMEVVSEIGIGAEIVYFSTGTGNMITKFIDGRKWTNEDVGTTENMKRIADTLRKVHSLTAIPYEFSPYKDIEDRIQFAIQNHLELPDYLDTLIAKLYTIKEEREQHKQLYIGLCHNDPFPNNFLDDGTVRLIDWEYAGMGDIFFDLSCACVSYSPAMKEDFLRHYFGQCELDTLKSLEQMSFVVTFWNAMWAVLQTQVNVLNDDYIKMAEHMFLQLKQTVLES is encoded by the coding sequence ATGAATGAATTAATACACAAGCTCATTAAGGACCATTTAAAGTGGGAAATCGCAGATATTTCTATAGAATATCAAAGCGACGGTTTGACCAATCAGAATTATGTTGTATCTAAAGGCGATATCAAATATGCCATTCGAATAAGCGGCACAAACGCTAGCAACCTTGGTATTAATAGATATGCTGAACTTGCTTCCATGGAGGTTGTATCAGAAATAGGTATAGGTGCGGAAATCGTTTATTTTTCAACTGGAACTGGAAATATGATTACGAAATTTATAGACGGCAGAAAATGGACAAATGAGGATGTTGGAACCACTGAGAATATGAAGCGTATTGCCGACACCTTGAGGAAGGTGCATAGTTTAACTGCTATTCCCTATGAATTCTCACCCTATAAGGATATCGAGGATAGAATTCAATTTGCAATCCAAAATCATTTGGAGCTTCCAGATTACTTGGATACATTGATCGCTAAGTTATATACCATAAAAGAGGAAAGAGAGCAGCATAAGCAATTGTATATAGGGCTGTGTCATAATGATCCGTTTCCTAATAATTTTTTGGATGATGGAACAGTAAGGCTGATAGATTGGGAATATGCAGGTATGGGTGATATCTTTTTTGATTTATCTTGTGCATGTGTATCCTATTCTCCCGCAATGAAGGAGGACTTCCTGCGGCATTACTTTGGTCAATGTGAACTTGATACGCTGAAAAGCTTAGAACAGATGTCTTTTGTAGTAACATTTTGGAATGCCATGTGGGCTGTTCTGCAAACACAAGTCAATGTACTGAACGATGATTATATAAAAATGGCAGAACACATGTTTTTACAGCTGAAGCAGACTGTACTTGAATCATAG